From Corvus moneduloides isolate bCorMon1 chromosome 2, bCorMon1.pri, whole genome shotgun sequence, one genomic window encodes:
- the PROS1 gene encoding vitamin K-dependent protein S isoform X2 — MRPRGPRCLPLLALAIALAEAATFLSQQYASQFLLRKRRANSFMEESKKGNLERECIEELCNREEAREIFENNPETEYFYPKYLSCLASHRAGVFRVAAVTPDSPADLRACVKEISNQCSPLPCHKDGYKDCIDGQAKYTCVCKAGWRGENCEEDINECEDFNGGCSQRCSNFPGSFRCLCEDGYFMHSNKRDCGDINECVLHPNICGTAICKNTQGRYECECPEGYTYNSTSKNCEDIDECAENICAQLCVNSPGSYSCYCDGKKGFKLSKDMKNCESVTECIPLNLEKNYQLLYLAEQFVGIPVLYLKFKLPNVTRFTAEFDFRTYDAEGVILYAESLDKSAWILLALRDGKIEIQFKNEFGTKVTSGGKAINDGLWHIISVEELEHSISVKIAKEAVMSINSPGTLFKQSQGFLETKVYIAGLPRRVGSALVKQINPRLDGCIRAWNLMNQGHSGVNEVIQEKQSKHCLVAVGRGSFYPGTGIAAFQINYNNLDSAEDWLINVTLTIRPSTDTGVMFALVSNETVPLALSIVDSNSSDSQKITVTIGSITVAQLESKKLCTPRKVQVGLLVTKQELELAVDSQTDRSNSEQLSTLHQAMMANVVTYLGGLPDVPLGATPVTAFYNGCMEVKVNNRQLDLDEAVSKHNDIRSHSCPLIMQ, encoded by the exons ATGAGGCCGCGGGGCCCGCGGTGCCTCCCGCTGCTGGCGCTGGCCATCGCCCTGGCCGAGGCGGCGACCT TTTTATCCCAGCAGTATGCCTCTCAGTTCCTGCTGAGGAAACGGCGAGCAAACTCTTTCATGGAAGAAAGTAAGAAGGGAAATCTAGAAAGAGAATGCATTGAAGAATTATGCAATAGGGAAGAAGCCAGGGAAATCTTCGAAAATAATCCTGAAACT gagtatttttatcccaaatatttaa GCTGCCTTGCCTCCCATCGAGCAGGGGTGTTCAGGGTGGCCGCAGTCACTCCAGACTCTCCAGCTGACCTGAGGGCTTGTGTCAAAG AAATTTCAAACCAGTGCAGCCCTCTGCCATGCCATAAAGATGGATACAAGGATTGCATAGATGGACAAGCCAAGTACACCTGTGTCTGTAaagcaggatggagaggagagaacTGTGAGGAAG ATATAAATGAATGTGAAGACTTCAATGGAGGCTGCAGCCAACGCTGTTCCAATTTCCCTGGGAGCTTCCGTTGTTTATGTGAAGATGGCTACTTCATGCATTCCAACAAACGGGATTGTGGAG ATATAAATGAATGTGTGCTACACCCCAACATCTGTGGGACAGCCATCTGTAAAAACACCCAGGGGAGATACGAGTGCGAATGTCCAGAAGGCTACACATACAATTCAACTTCCAAGAACTGTGAAG ATATTGATGAATgtgctgaaaatatttgtgctcAACTCTGTGTGAACTCACCAGGAAGTTATAGCTGCTATTGTGATGGCAAGAAAGGGTTCAAGCTCTCTAAGGACATGAAGAATTGTGAG TCTGTTACTGAGTGTATCCCACTGAACCTTGAAAAGAATTACCAACTGCTTTACCTGGCAGAGCAATTTGTAGGAATTCCTGTTCTCTACTTAAAGTTCAAACTGCCAAATGTCACGAG ATTTACAGCAGAGTTTGATTTCCGGACATACGATGCAGAGGGAGTTATCCTGTATGCAGAATCCCTGGACAAGTCAGCATGGATCCTGCTTGCTCTTCGAGATGGAAAGATTGAGATTCAATTCAAGAATGAGTTTGGAACAAAAGTCACCAGTGGAGGCAAAGCCATTAATGATGGGCTGTGGCATATA ATATCAGTTGAAGAACTAGAACACAGCATCAGTGTAAAAATAGCTAAAGAGGCTGTGATGAGTATTAACAGCCCAGGAACTCTGTTTAAACAATCCCAGGGTTTCTTGGAAACCAAGGTGTACATCGCAGGATTACCTCGCAGAGTGGGCAGTGCTCTTGTTAAAcag ATTAACCCTCGGCTGGATGGTTGTATCCGGGCCTGGAACCTGATGAACCAGGGACATTCAGGAGTAAATGAAGTTAttcaagaaaaacagagcaaacacTGTTTAGTAGCAGTGGGGAGAGGATCCTTCTACCCTGGCACTGGAATAGCAGCATTCCAGATAAACTATA ATAATCTTGACAGTGCTGAAGATTGGCTAATAAATGTGACTCTGACTATTCGCCCATCCACAGACACTGGTGTTATGTTTGCCTTGGTTTCTAATGAAACAGTGCCTCTTGCATTGTCCATAGTGGACTCTAACTCCTCTGACTCACAG AAAATCACTGTGACCATTGGGAGCATCACTGTTGCACAGCTGGAATCAAAAAAGTTATGTACCCCCAGAAAAGTGCAGGTTGGACTTCTAGTGACCAAACAGGAGCTTGAATTGGCTGTTGATTCACAGACAGACAGAAGCAATTCTGAGCAACTCTCAACTCTGCATCAAGCAATGATGGCAAATGTTGTCACCTACCTGGGTGGCCTGCCAG ATGTTCCTCTGGGTGCTACACCAGTGACTGCTTTCTATAATGGCTGCATGGAGGTGAAGGTCAACAACAGGCAGCTGGATCTGGATGAAGCCGTTTCCAAACACAACGACATCAGATCTCACTCATGCCCACTGATCATGCAGTAA
- the PROS1 gene encoding vitamin K-dependent protein S isoform X4: protein MEESKKGNLERECIEELCNREEAREIFENNPETEYFYPKYLSCLASHRAGVFRVAAVTPDSPADLRACVKEISNQCSPLPCHKDGYKDCIDGQAKYTCVCKAGWRGENCEEDINECEDFNGGCSQRCSNFPGSFRCLCEDGYFMHSNKRDCGDINECVLHPNICGTAICKNTQGRYECECPEGYTYNSTSKNCEDIDECAENICAQLCVNSPGSYSCYCDGKKGFKLSKDMKNCESVTECIPLNLEKNYQLLYLAEQFVGIPVLYLKFKLPNVTRFTAEFDFRTYDAEGVILYAESLDKSAWILLALRDGKIEIQFKNEFGTKVTSGGKAINDGLWHIISVEELEHSISVKIAKEAVMSINSPGTLFKQSQGFLETKVYIAGLPRRVGSALVKQINPRLDGCIRAWNLMNQGHSGVNEVIQEKQSKHCLVAVGRGSFYPGTGIAAFQINYNNLDSAEDWLINVTLTIRPSTDTGVMFALVSNETVPLALSIVDSNSSDSQKITVTIGSITVAQLESKKLCTPRKVQVGLLVTKQELELAVDSQTDRSNSEQLSTLHQAMMANVVTYLGGLPDVPLGATPVTAFYNGCMEVKVNNRQLDLDEAVSKHNDIRSHSCPLIMQ from the exons ATGGAAGAAAGTAAGAAGGGAAATCTAGAAAGAGAATGCATTGAAGAATTATGCAATAGGGAAGAAGCCAGGGAAATCTTCGAAAATAATCCTGAAACT gagtatttttatcccaaatatttaa GCTGCCTTGCCTCCCATCGAGCAGGGGTGTTCAGGGTGGCCGCAGTCACTCCAGACTCTCCAGCTGACCTGAGGGCTTGTGTCAAAG AAATTTCAAACCAGTGCAGCCCTCTGCCATGCCATAAAGATGGATACAAGGATTGCATAGATGGACAAGCCAAGTACACCTGTGTCTGTAaagcaggatggagaggagagaacTGTGAGGAAG ATATAAATGAATGTGAAGACTTCAATGGAGGCTGCAGCCAACGCTGTTCCAATTTCCCTGGGAGCTTCCGTTGTTTATGTGAAGATGGCTACTTCATGCATTCCAACAAACGGGATTGTGGAG ATATAAATGAATGTGTGCTACACCCCAACATCTGTGGGACAGCCATCTGTAAAAACACCCAGGGGAGATACGAGTGCGAATGTCCAGAAGGCTACACATACAATTCAACTTCCAAGAACTGTGAAG ATATTGATGAATgtgctgaaaatatttgtgctcAACTCTGTGTGAACTCACCAGGAAGTTATAGCTGCTATTGTGATGGCAAGAAAGGGTTCAAGCTCTCTAAGGACATGAAGAATTGTGAG TCTGTTACTGAGTGTATCCCACTGAACCTTGAAAAGAATTACCAACTGCTTTACCTGGCAGAGCAATTTGTAGGAATTCCTGTTCTCTACTTAAAGTTCAAACTGCCAAATGTCACGAG ATTTACAGCAGAGTTTGATTTCCGGACATACGATGCAGAGGGAGTTATCCTGTATGCAGAATCCCTGGACAAGTCAGCATGGATCCTGCTTGCTCTTCGAGATGGAAAGATTGAGATTCAATTCAAGAATGAGTTTGGAACAAAAGTCACCAGTGGAGGCAAAGCCATTAATGATGGGCTGTGGCATATA ATATCAGTTGAAGAACTAGAACACAGCATCAGTGTAAAAATAGCTAAAGAGGCTGTGATGAGTATTAACAGCCCAGGAACTCTGTTTAAACAATCCCAGGGTTTCTTGGAAACCAAGGTGTACATCGCAGGATTACCTCGCAGAGTGGGCAGTGCTCTTGTTAAAcag ATTAACCCTCGGCTGGATGGTTGTATCCGGGCCTGGAACCTGATGAACCAGGGACATTCAGGAGTAAATGAAGTTAttcaagaaaaacagagcaaacacTGTTTAGTAGCAGTGGGGAGAGGATCCTTCTACCCTGGCACTGGAATAGCAGCATTCCAGATAAACTATA ATAATCTTGACAGTGCTGAAGATTGGCTAATAAATGTGACTCTGACTATTCGCCCATCCACAGACACTGGTGTTATGTTTGCCTTGGTTTCTAATGAAACAGTGCCTCTTGCATTGTCCATAGTGGACTCTAACTCCTCTGACTCACAG AAAATCACTGTGACCATTGGGAGCATCACTGTTGCACAGCTGGAATCAAAAAAGTTATGTACCCCCAGAAAAGTGCAGGTTGGACTTCTAGTGACCAAACAGGAGCTTGAATTGGCTGTTGATTCACAGACAGACAGAAGCAATTCTGAGCAACTCTCAACTCTGCATCAAGCAATGATGGCAAATGTTGTCACCTACCTGGGTGGCCTGCCAG ATGTTCCTCTGGGTGCTACACCAGTGACTGCTTTCTATAATGGCTGCATGGAGGTGAAGGTCAACAACAGGCAGCTGGATCTGGATGAAGCCGTTTCCAAACACAACGACATCAGATCTCACTCATGCCCACTGATCATGCAGTAA
- the PROS1 gene encoding vitamin K-dependent protein S isoform X3, with product MDINPALLSQQYASQFLLRKRRANSFMEESKKGNLERECIEELCNREEAREIFENNPETEYFYPKYLSCLASHRAGVFRVAAVTPDSPADLRACVKEISNQCSPLPCHKDGYKDCIDGQAKYTCVCKAGWRGENCEEDINECEDFNGGCSQRCSNFPGSFRCLCEDGYFMHSNKRDCGDINECVLHPNICGTAICKNTQGRYECECPEGYTYNSTSKNCEDIDECAENICAQLCVNSPGSYSCYCDGKKGFKLSKDMKNCESVTECIPLNLEKNYQLLYLAEQFVGIPVLYLKFKLPNVTRFTAEFDFRTYDAEGVILYAESLDKSAWILLALRDGKIEIQFKNEFGTKVTSGGKAINDGLWHIISVEELEHSISVKIAKEAVMSINSPGTLFKQSQGFLETKVYIAGLPRRVGSALVKQINPRLDGCIRAWNLMNQGHSGVNEVIQEKQSKHCLVAVGRGSFYPGTGIAAFQINYNNLDSAEDWLINVTLTIRPSTDTGVMFALVSNETVPLALSIVDSNSSDSQKITVTIGSITVAQLESKKLCTPRKVQVGLLVTKQELELAVDSQTDRSNSEQLSTLHQAMMANVVTYLGGLPDVPLGATPVTAFYNGCMEVKVNNRQLDLDEAVSKHNDIRSHSCPLIMQ from the exons ATGGACATAAACCCAGCAC TTTTATCCCAGCAGTATGCCTCTCAGTTCCTGCTGAGGAAACGGCGAGCAAACTCTTTCATGGAAGAAAGTAAGAAGGGAAATCTAGAAAGAGAATGCATTGAAGAATTATGCAATAGGGAAGAAGCCAGGGAAATCTTCGAAAATAATCCTGAAACT gagtatttttatcccaaatatttaa GCTGCCTTGCCTCCCATCGAGCAGGGGTGTTCAGGGTGGCCGCAGTCACTCCAGACTCTCCAGCTGACCTGAGGGCTTGTGTCAAAG AAATTTCAAACCAGTGCAGCCCTCTGCCATGCCATAAAGATGGATACAAGGATTGCATAGATGGACAAGCCAAGTACACCTGTGTCTGTAaagcaggatggagaggagagaacTGTGAGGAAG ATATAAATGAATGTGAAGACTTCAATGGAGGCTGCAGCCAACGCTGTTCCAATTTCCCTGGGAGCTTCCGTTGTTTATGTGAAGATGGCTACTTCATGCATTCCAACAAACGGGATTGTGGAG ATATAAATGAATGTGTGCTACACCCCAACATCTGTGGGACAGCCATCTGTAAAAACACCCAGGGGAGATACGAGTGCGAATGTCCAGAAGGCTACACATACAATTCAACTTCCAAGAACTGTGAAG ATATTGATGAATgtgctgaaaatatttgtgctcAACTCTGTGTGAACTCACCAGGAAGTTATAGCTGCTATTGTGATGGCAAGAAAGGGTTCAAGCTCTCTAAGGACATGAAGAATTGTGAG TCTGTTACTGAGTGTATCCCACTGAACCTTGAAAAGAATTACCAACTGCTTTACCTGGCAGAGCAATTTGTAGGAATTCCTGTTCTCTACTTAAAGTTCAAACTGCCAAATGTCACGAG ATTTACAGCAGAGTTTGATTTCCGGACATACGATGCAGAGGGAGTTATCCTGTATGCAGAATCCCTGGACAAGTCAGCATGGATCCTGCTTGCTCTTCGAGATGGAAAGATTGAGATTCAATTCAAGAATGAGTTTGGAACAAAAGTCACCAGTGGAGGCAAAGCCATTAATGATGGGCTGTGGCATATA ATATCAGTTGAAGAACTAGAACACAGCATCAGTGTAAAAATAGCTAAAGAGGCTGTGATGAGTATTAACAGCCCAGGAACTCTGTTTAAACAATCCCAGGGTTTCTTGGAAACCAAGGTGTACATCGCAGGATTACCTCGCAGAGTGGGCAGTGCTCTTGTTAAAcag ATTAACCCTCGGCTGGATGGTTGTATCCGGGCCTGGAACCTGATGAACCAGGGACATTCAGGAGTAAATGAAGTTAttcaagaaaaacagagcaaacacTGTTTAGTAGCAGTGGGGAGAGGATCCTTCTACCCTGGCACTGGAATAGCAGCATTCCAGATAAACTATA ATAATCTTGACAGTGCTGAAGATTGGCTAATAAATGTGACTCTGACTATTCGCCCATCCACAGACACTGGTGTTATGTTTGCCTTGGTTTCTAATGAAACAGTGCCTCTTGCATTGTCCATAGTGGACTCTAACTCCTCTGACTCACAG AAAATCACTGTGACCATTGGGAGCATCACTGTTGCACAGCTGGAATCAAAAAAGTTATGTACCCCCAGAAAAGTGCAGGTTGGACTTCTAGTGACCAAACAGGAGCTTGAATTGGCTGTTGATTCACAGACAGACAGAAGCAATTCTGAGCAACTCTCAACTCTGCATCAAGCAATGATGGCAAATGTTGTCACCTACCTGGGTGGCCTGCCAG ATGTTCCTCTGGGTGCTACACCAGTGACTGCTTTCTATAATGGCTGCATGGAGGTGAAGGTCAACAACAGGCAGCTGGATCTGGATGAAGCCGTTTCCAAACACAACGACATCAGATCTCACTCATGCCCACTGATCATGCAGTAA
- the PROS1 gene encoding vitamin K-dependent protein S isoform X1 — MALFCGAGMNMYGHHTGLALQVSRPSHSWTALKVLSQQYASQFLLRKRRANSFMEESKKGNLERECIEELCNREEAREIFENNPETEYFYPKYLSCLASHRAGVFRVAAVTPDSPADLRACVKEISNQCSPLPCHKDGYKDCIDGQAKYTCVCKAGWRGENCEEDINECEDFNGGCSQRCSNFPGSFRCLCEDGYFMHSNKRDCGDINECVLHPNICGTAICKNTQGRYECECPEGYTYNSTSKNCEDIDECAENICAQLCVNSPGSYSCYCDGKKGFKLSKDMKNCESVTECIPLNLEKNYQLLYLAEQFVGIPVLYLKFKLPNVTRFTAEFDFRTYDAEGVILYAESLDKSAWILLALRDGKIEIQFKNEFGTKVTSGGKAINDGLWHIISVEELEHSISVKIAKEAVMSINSPGTLFKQSQGFLETKVYIAGLPRRVGSALVKQINPRLDGCIRAWNLMNQGHSGVNEVIQEKQSKHCLVAVGRGSFYPGTGIAAFQINYNNLDSAEDWLINVTLTIRPSTDTGVMFALVSNETVPLALSIVDSNSSDSQKITVTIGSITVAQLESKKLCTPRKVQVGLLVTKQELELAVDSQTDRSNSEQLSTLHQAMMANVVTYLGGLPDVPLGATPVTAFYNGCMEVKVNNRQLDLDEAVSKHNDIRSHSCPLIMQ, encoded by the exons ATGGCTCTTTTCTGTGGAGCTGGGATGAATATGTATGGCCACCACACCGGACTGGCACTGCAGGTGTCACGACCCTCACACAGTTGGACTGCTCTGAAAG TTTTATCCCAGCAGTATGCCTCTCAGTTCCTGCTGAGGAAACGGCGAGCAAACTCTTTCATGGAAGAAAGTAAGAAGGGAAATCTAGAAAGAGAATGCATTGAAGAATTATGCAATAGGGAAGAAGCCAGGGAAATCTTCGAAAATAATCCTGAAACT gagtatttttatcccaaatatttaa GCTGCCTTGCCTCCCATCGAGCAGGGGTGTTCAGGGTGGCCGCAGTCACTCCAGACTCTCCAGCTGACCTGAGGGCTTGTGTCAAAG AAATTTCAAACCAGTGCAGCCCTCTGCCATGCCATAAAGATGGATACAAGGATTGCATAGATGGACAAGCCAAGTACACCTGTGTCTGTAaagcaggatggagaggagagaacTGTGAGGAAG ATATAAATGAATGTGAAGACTTCAATGGAGGCTGCAGCCAACGCTGTTCCAATTTCCCTGGGAGCTTCCGTTGTTTATGTGAAGATGGCTACTTCATGCATTCCAACAAACGGGATTGTGGAG ATATAAATGAATGTGTGCTACACCCCAACATCTGTGGGACAGCCATCTGTAAAAACACCCAGGGGAGATACGAGTGCGAATGTCCAGAAGGCTACACATACAATTCAACTTCCAAGAACTGTGAAG ATATTGATGAATgtgctgaaaatatttgtgctcAACTCTGTGTGAACTCACCAGGAAGTTATAGCTGCTATTGTGATGGCAAGAAAGGGTTCAAGCTCTCTAAGGACATGAAGAATTGTGAG TCTGTTACTGAGTGTATCCCACTGAACCTTGAAAAGAATTACCAACTGCTTTACCTGGCAGAGCAATTTGTAGGAATTCCTGTTCTCTACTTAAAGTTCAAACTGCCAAATGTCACGAG ATTTACAGCAGAGTTTGATTTCCGGACATACGATGCAGAGGGAGTTATCCTGTATGCAGAATCCCTGGACAAGTCAGCATGGATCCTGCTTGCTCTTCGAGATGGAAAGATTGAGATTCAATTCAAGAATGAGTTTGGAACAAAAGTCACCAGTGGAGGCAAAGCCATTAATGATGGGCTGTGGCATATA ATATCAGTTGAAGAACTAGAACACAGCATCAGTGTAAAAATAGCTAAAGAGGCTGTGATGAGTATTAACAGCCCAGGAACTCTGTTTAAACAATCCCAGGGTTTCTTGGAAACCAAGGTGTACATCGCAGGATTACCTCGCAGAGTGGGCAGTGCTCTTGTTAAAcag ATTAACCCTCGGCTGGATGGTTGTATCCGGGCCTGGAACCTGATGAACCAGGGACATTCAGGAGTAAATGAAGTTAttcaagaaaaacagagcaaacacTGTTTAGTAGCAGTGGGGAGAGGATCCTTCTACCCTGGCACTGGAATAGCAGCATTCCAGATAAACTATA ATAATCTTGACAGTGCTGAAGATTGGCTAATAAATGTGACTCTGACTATTCGCCCATCCACAGACACTGGTGTTATGTTTGCCTTGGTTTCTAATGAAACAGTGCCTCTTGCATTGTCCATAGTGGACTCTAACTCCTCTGACTCACAG AAAATCACTGTGACCATTGGGAGCATCACTGTTGCACAGCTGGAATCAAAAAAGTTATGTACCCCCAGAAAAGTGCAGGTTGGACTTCTAGTGACCAAACAGGAGCTTGAATTGGCTGTTGATTCACAGACAGACAGAAGCAATTCTGAGCAACTCTCAACTCTGCATCAAGCAATGATGGCAAATGTTGTCACCTACCTGGGTGGCCTGCCAG ATGTTCCTCTGGGTGCTACACCAGTGACTGCTTTCTATAATGGCTGCATGGAGGTGAAGGTCAACAACAGGCAGCTGGATCTGGATGAAGCCGTTTCCAAACACAACGACATCAGATCTCACTCATGCCCACTGATCATGCAGTAA
- the STX19 gene encoding syntaxin-19: MRDRLQELKLRAKELQIAGENNGATVQEEEQEEFEQQAIIYEKEPITERHLHEIQKLQNEINNLVEEVNKFSQQQKSLVSSMRRFSVLKKESNIAREIKIQAEHVRKCLDELAKTVRKAENEHGPARATVRILAAQHAFLSHRYLQAMLSYNEAITAKQDKCKTFIVRQLEVAGKEVSEEEVNDMLQQGKWEIFNENLLTEVKITKAQLSEIEQRHKELVNLENQIKDVKELFIQISVLVEEQGEMINNIEICMNNTQEYTQVSKEKFGLAVRYKKRNPCKAICCWCCPCCR, translated from the coding sequence ATGAGAGACCGTCTGCAAGAGCTTAAACTGAGGGCTAAGGAACTACAGATAGCTGGGGAAAACAATGGTGCAACTGTAcaagaagaggagcaggaggagttTGAACAGCAGGCCATTATTTACGAAAAAGAGCCCATAACTGAAAGGCACTTGCACGAAATCCAGAAGCTGCAGAACGAAATTAATAATCTGGTGGAAGAAGTCAATAAATTCagtcaacaacaaaaaagcctcGTCTCCTCAATGAGAAGATTCAGTGTTCTTAAAAAGGAATCTAACATAGCAAGGGAAATCAAAATTCAAGCGGAACATGTACGAAAATGTTTGGACGAACTGGCAAAAACAGTGAGGAAAGCTGAAAACGAGCATGGGCCAGCGCGAGCCACGGTGAGGATCCTGGCTGCCCAGCACGCCTTCCTGTCCCACCGCTACCTCCAGGCCATGCTCTCCTACAACGAGGCCATCACTGCCAAGCAGGACAAGTGCAAGACGTTCATCGTCCGCCAGCTCGAGGTCGCCGGTAAAGAGGTATCCGAGGAGGAAGTCAATGACATGCTCCAGCAAGGAAAATGGGAGATTTTCAATGAAAATCTACTCACTGAAGTCAAGATTACTAAAGCTCAGCTGTCAGAGATTGAGCAGAGACACAAAGAACTGGTCAATCTGGAGAACCAGATCAAAGATGTGAAAGAACTCTTCATCCAAATCTCAGTTCTGGTGGAGGAGCAAGGGGAGATGATCAACAACATAGAAATCTGCATGAACAACACTCAAGAATATACTCAAGTATCTAAAGAAAAGTTTGGGCTTGCAGTCAGGTATAAAAAGAGAAACCCTTGCAAAGCAATTTGCTGTTGGTGTTGTCCATGCTGCAGGTAA